From the genome of Cydia fagiglandana chromosome 27, ilCydFagi1.1, whole genome shotgun sequence:
aaaagaaatctgtttcatcaggtaggttcgttagttaccttgtgtccctgagagaggaaataggagccccgctaagcggggctccgtcgactcattggcgggacgaaatggcttaataagctacatgaaaaataagaaatggcGGGGAAATCAGTAaggcaaacaataaaaaatctatttcctcaggtaggttcgttagttaccttgtgtccctcagagcggaaataggagccccgcaaagcggggctccgtcgactcgttggcgggacgaaatggcttaaaatgaaaaataagaaatggaggggaaatcagtaagccaaataaaaaataatcccCAGGTAGGTAGGCAAGCATGCAAtttgtattgtttaattttataactattgacaatatgactaataaaaattatgatcGGAAACGTAATGGTCTAAAAAAATCGGAACTTAAaatttagggaatgcaatagAGACCCCGACTTATCATTATAACCTGCGATAAAAGACCTTACAACGATTATTATAAGCGAGTTTATTGCCTTCAACATTATGTAGTGGTGTACCTTCTGGACTATGAATATTATGAGTAACAAATTTTATACCTAACAATAATAATGACCTGCAAAAATCGGAATTACAATTTATGTTGTTAAATTTTATGACTATTGACAATATGACTAGTAAAAATTATGATGGAAAACGTTATGAACTGAAAAAATCGGAACAAAAAATTTATGGGAACCAATAGAGACCCAggcatattaaataaatagttgTCGAAGTGCAAATTGcaggtgtttttagggttccctacctcgaatttttttttgtgtcaatttaaaatgtatttttgaacTAAACATATTAGCTATTACATTTGTAAAACAATTATTCACTACAAATATGTGTATGTATTTGAACTAAACATAGCTATTACATCTGTAAAACAATTTTATGCACTACAAATGTAGTGGATAATAGTTTCCATCGTAttatctcggaaacgttcgtatttgtcatgctctctctctcttccttcCTTAGTAAAAATACGTGAGTCAATCACGTATCACTTTGTCTTTTGTGCAAATTTGATGAAGGCCATTTTTAACAGAAGAAGAAGTTAGCGCCTATTCCACCTATCCCTATCGCGATATCCCCCCCAGTGGGGATATGTGGAATATTTTTCCATCTATTTCTACTAGTAGGGATACTTTTCCATCTATCCCTACTAATTGATGCTAAATGGATTTTTTTCCGCATATCCCTAGCATTTTCCCCCTGGAAGGGATAAATGGATTTTTATCCACCCATCCCTACTGTTTCCCCCCCTGGGGTGGACAGGTGGAATTATTTCTATGTATACCCATTGGTTTCCCCCCCGGTGGGGATAGGTGGATTTTTTTTCACTTATCCCTACAACCTCGCTATTTGGTAGGGATACATGGAAACTTTTCCAATCATCTTAACCTGATTGTATTTTGGTAGGGATAATTGAAAACTTTTCCAATCATCTTAACCTGATTGTACTTTGGTAGGGATAATTGGAAACTTTTCCAATCATCTTAACCTGATTGTATTTTGGTAGGGATAATTGAAAACTTTTCCAATCATCTTAACCTGATTGTATTTTGGTAGGGATAATTGGAAACTTTTCCAATCATCTTAACCTGATTGTATTTTGGTAGGGATACATGGAAACTTTTCCAATCATCTTAACCTGATTGTATTTTGGTAGGGATACATGGAAACTTTTCCAATCATCTTAACCTGATTGTATTTTGGTAGGGATACATGGAAACTTTTCCAATCATCTTAACCTGATTGTATTTTGGTAGGGATACATGGAAACTTTTCCAATCATCTTAACCTGATTGTATTTTGGTAGGGATAATTGAAAACTTTTCCAATCATCTTAACCTGATTGTACTTTGGTAGGGATAATTGGAAACTTTTCCAATCATCTTAACCTGATTGTATTTTGGTAGGGATAATTGAAAACTTTTCCAATCATCTTAACCTGATTGTACTTTGGTAGGGATAATTGAAAACTTTTCCAATCATCTTAACCTGATTGTACTTTGGTAGGGATAATTGGAAACTTTTCCAATCATCTTAACCTGATTGTATTTTGGTAGGGATACATGGAAACTTTTCCAATCATCTTAACCTGATTGTATTTTGGTAGGGATAATTGAAAACTTTTCCAATCATCTTAACCTGATTGTACTTTGGTAGGGATAATTGGAAACTTTTCCAATCATCTTAACCTGATTGTATTTTGGTAGGGATAATTGAAAACTTTTCCAATCATCTTAACCTGATTGTACTTTGGTAGGGATAATTGAAAACTTTTCCAATCATCTTAACCTGATTGTATTTTGGTAGGGATAATTGGAAACTTTTCCAATCATCTTAACCTGATTGTATTTTGGTTGAAATACATGGAAACTTTTCCAATCATCTTAACCTGATTGTATTTTGGTTGAAATACATGGAAACTTTTCCAATCATCTTAACCTGATTGTATTTTGGTTGAAATACATGGAAACTTTTCCAATCATCTTAACCTGATTGTATTTTGGTTGAAATACATGGAAACTTTTCCAATCATCTTTACCTGATTGTATTTTGATAGGGATACATGGAAGTTTTCTCCAATCATCTTTACCTAATTACATTGGAAAGACTGGCCAAAAAAATTGTGACGAGGCTATCTGAACATATATATAAAAAGGTGCAGGGGCGGGTGGAATAAGTCCATATTATATCTCTACTAAAGGCCTGTACAGTGATGGCCGcatggatatgacgcccgactttcaatccggaggtcgcgggttcaaatcccggctcgtaccaatgagtttttcggaacttatgtacgaaatatcatttgatatttaccactagcttttcggtgaaggaaaacatcgtgaggaaacctgcatacatctgcgaagaaattcaaaggtgtatgtgaagtccccaatccgcattgggctagcgtggggactatagcccaagccctctcgcgcatgagaggaggactgtgctcagcagtgggacgtatataggctgaaatgatgatgatgatgatgatgaaaggcCTGTGCAAAacggcggagcgcagcgcagatcattTTAAATTTATCAATGTGTATTCTTCCCTATTTCAATTTCATTCAGGTATAAATTTGAATGCTCTGAGACATGGAGCATCTCGGAgcatcacggaggattgttactcCGCGGCATCGAGGAGCACGTTAATCCTCCTGGGTGATCTGCGCTGCGgtccgccggtttgcgcaggcCTTAAACAGCTAGGTAGCAGGGCGAGTGGATGAAATTCCATATATATCCCTACTAGGTAGCAGGGACGGGATGACTGGAAGAATTTCCATATATCCCTACCAAACAGCAAGGTAGCAGGGACGAGTGGAAGAAATTCCACATAGCCCTACCAAACAGCAAGGTAGCAGGGACGAGTGGAAGAAATTCCATATATCCCTACCAAACAGCAAGGTAGCAGGGACGAGTGGAAGAAATTCCACATAGCCCTACCAAACAGCAAGGTAGCAGGGACGAGTGGAAGAAATTCCATATATCCCTACCAAACAGCAAGGTGGCAGGGACGAGTGGAAAAAATTCCATATATCCCTACCAAACAGCAAGGTAGCAGGGACGAGTGGAAGAGATTCCATATATCCCTACCAAACAACAAGGCAGTAGGGATAGGTAACATAAATCCACCTGTCCCCACCTGGGGAGGAAAAAAGAGGTTAATGTGGAAAAAAAGTTACTTATCCCCACCAGGGGGGAAATCAATAGGTACACGTGGAAAAAAATCCACCTATTTCTACCAGGGGGGAAAGTAGTTGGGAAAAGCGTAATAAATTTCATCTGGCCCTACCATTCAAAAATAGGGGGGATAGATGGACGACTTGATTCCATGTATCACTACCAGTAGAAATAGATGGAAAAATATTCCACATATTCCCACTGGGGGGGATATCGCGGTAGGGATAGGTGGAATAGgcgcaaaaatcgaagtttactactaattttaaaatttatttatatgtagaaggTTCAGTATCACACTACTCTCCACTTTGATGATAGCCGCTTAAACCATTTTCTACCCTCCGATGTAGAGTCGTtggttatttgaaaaatctttgttgatgatgtgcaacctctaaatgttgacagatttcatttttttttaacatataatatttttttatcagttagaacaagaattcgagcaaagtcagatgaaaatcgaaaattcggaaaaatgaaacaccctaacctgcatacatctgcgaagaaattcataggtgtatgaagtccccaatccgcattgggctagcgtggggactatagcccaagccctctcgcgcatgagaggaggcctgtgctcagcagtgggacgtaaataggctgcgatgatgatgataatgatgatgattgttaagtaaaaccgctcgtgctaatttattcatttttgtTGCAGGTTCCGTAGCGCAGTGTGTATGGGGAGTGCTGCTACTGGTCATGTCAATAGGAGGTCTCCTCTACACGCCCTTAGACCTGATGCTGTGGGAGAAGCTGAACATGAGGCCAGGTAAGATTATAAGACCATTCCAAATCAACCGATTAGATCAGAAgtaaaattggcgtcaatctcaaatttaatcaccaattttataTTTGTGGAAAGATATAAATAAGCCCAGGCCAGACGGGACaaattttcgccaatctgattaaattgtccgatcaaatcaggccgtgcggacgcaaacgtcAATTTACTCACCGATTATCAGTGGCCTAATAGCAAAAAGGAAAAGGCCTCGCAGATCGCGTGGGTGATTTCGCCTACGGCTTTattagttcacgctacgccactgccgATTATggccgatattaccgataaagtGGAGGTGTGGACGGAAGAATACCAATTTGCGTAGctatagtattttgtattttcggTGGTtgaattggagattgacgccaatttaatttctgatcaaatcggtcgatttcaTCATCCCGTGTGGACTCCACTATAGTCAGTGTATATGGGGAGTGCTGCTACTAATCATGTCAATAGGAGGTCTCCTCTACACGCCCTTAGACCTGATGCTGTGGGAGAAGCTGAACATGAGGCCAGGTATGATAAGCCCACTCTAGACCcttgacgtatatctcaggacgggcTTTACAGACActaaaaaactggccaagtgcgagtcggactcgcgcacgtaggggtCCGTAcctattacgcaaaaaacggcaaaaaaatcacgttagttgtatcggagccccacttaaatatttattttattctgtttttagtatttgttgttatagaggcaacagaaatacatcatctgtgaaaatttcaactgcctagctatcgcagttcatgagatacagcctggtgacagacagacggatagcgaagtcttagtgatagggtcccgtttttaccctttgggtacggaaccctaaaaatacgtaagtgaaaccgtaaaattagcttTTCGTTGTATACTTAATGCAGATAAGCGAATTAGAACGAAGTAAATGGTGTCGTTAGATTATATTTCAATACTTTAACCCGACATGATTATTTTTATCGAAATAGGGTATTGACCACAATGTATTTCCGTACACGTGTAACTACCTACTgtgtgtacatacatatataaaagtatacataatataacaacccacattttaaaatttaatcatcattcgcttgcccttatcccattcacTTGGGCCGACACCAAGCATGTTTctttcttccatacctctctctcgcccgtcatctcagcattcacttgcgttcgtttcatacaCATTTCATATCATCTCGACATGGCtattttacgttacgtatacactttatgtgcccctcccccgcaaaaatcagcagactgttttgtacagaaaattacagacaaggcgtctccgtttggttacgtacatgtgacgttatctatgaaaagggaccttattgtcgatagcgcttacgccattattaacgaagcTCCGATATGAATACAACGCCGCGCGACggtgtgcggcgtaagcgccatcgacaataacgTCCCTTTTCATAAATAATGCCCCGTATATCTTCCAAGCTTATGAATGTTATTTTCAAATGTGGTGAAGTGGAAATACGTCAATTTTTACCTACTTACATGTACTATAAAAAACATCAAGAACCTTGAAGTTGtttaattattgtaataaaacGCTAACAAGTGggttaaaaaaattaagaacgTTTTTCCGGGTCATATTAATAGTCCCTTAGCGTTTTTTGTGGTTTAATATTGACATACTGGCAAGAATGGCATCATCATAACTTCATAACCTTCGAATGTAACCGCTTTTTTTAGCATGATGATATTTGTTTGTTTCTATAACATTTTTCATACTCGAAGGGTAGGATGACActtgggtcaatttctgaacacgattttttttctgtccgtgatgaaaatcgcgggttagcatcagataatacttaccattttttttttacataaagaagccacactttcacaccgggttccatatgaaatcactgattaattggtttttagagtacacttaaaaatacctaaaggctcaaattactactcccgtgccctgtccggaatctacttttgagcataatgaaaaatcctacgaaaaattctacgtTAGTATCattaatttagtgtcaaatacttaaactagatgatatttactatcactgagcacatacactattaacttcattgtggtaaataactcgtgatcgaagtttaaattttgtccgagcgcgcgagtaaaatttcgtcggcaaaactcaaagggctctgacagccgacgtctgtatctgaaccgcctcgtgtcccgcctcacctgtactggcagtattcggctgtTTCTCAAAGCAaacggatgtacgtcaagctgcggcgtgttcgagcaaatcgcataagtatttcggaatccgggtgggcgacaatttttttctaatttcgatgccccttataaattttatttcccacatagcttttcaataacaattgtcatatttaggagccctttatgtatctttatgtaagcgataacataacagtttggttaaacacgatttaaatttttggcgaatttttttattacgaattctaatttctgtgccctaattcccatggaatatttacctaaaacagctgattaagtggcacgggaattagaaagtattacatttatggtcaacaaatttttaattgggggcactgtaagttaattggcaatgtttacgtcatattattattacatatatatatattggcattgaatatatattaaatgtaataataatatgacgtatatctttctattttacatttaaggaaatctcaaagaatgcacaaaaatctatgaacggttttttagtataagtactatagtacatacttacagggtggacccgaataacccgggcaattttaatacgtaaggtaaggtggggtaagacgacactggggtaagactatcacttgtatggaatcctcgtactgttagtcttgcgccaccttatctcattcattgatcatattataacattaaaatattatataaacataaaacaatttttgaattattatatattataatacccgtacctaaggttacatgaaacaaaatgaatcaaatttacaatgtttttttttgtaaatttgacagctgacagcgtaagccgtataaagtttaaatatctgggagaccgagctttgctcggaaaacatatacctacctaaaaactcaaaattgcGCCTTTTtccagagacacctagctagaacgatttttcatcccagaaaacgcccatagatgatcaaatttcatcgaaatcgttagagctgtttccgagatccccgaaatatatatagccacgtcaaattaagccgaatttgggcaagctgcggaaataattcgtgtagttttgaaaattggtacaagcataccttgtggtgtctagataaacatactaaaagtccttgagggtagggggtgtgctgggggtgtagaggggggttgaaggtaccttttttcatatttttgctcatatctcgaaaatgtgtacgaattgcattataattacttcggacaaaagttttaacataaaatttactacagaTTTGGTTATGTTagttttactctgcgatcaatactttaggagctacaggctgttaaatttaaataagagaaaaaaaatagacggtttaaaaaaacgtcgtattttcataattgttcatcataattaaaaattttaattgtgaataagcaagctaaatgacctgctgataaaatataaaaaaaccggccaagagcatgtcgggtcatgctcagtgtagggttccgtagttacccgtccgtcaaaatagactatttgcaaaaactcaaaaactgctatatcgattaggttcgctatatttttctctgaaagtctttactaagctttactttcacgatttttttcatattttttggacccatggttcaaatgttaggggaactaaagtggaaaacacaactttttttctttcagatcgattatttccgaaaatattaagcagatcaaaaaatggttgtcgaagacccgtattcgttttaaaagacctatccaacgacaccccacactatagggtggaagcgaaaaaaaatttcatcccctttttaatgtacggcagccaccctaaaaaaaatattttttctaatttatattttacaaatttgtcagcgtaactgatttatatattcgtgtcaatttaaacatgaaaactagaaaaaaatttttttatggtggttgccctacattaaagtgggaatgaaattttttttcgcttccaccctatagtgtggggtgttgttggataggtcttttaaaacgaataagggtcttcaagaaccattttttgatcaacttaat
Proteins encoded in this window:
- the LOC134677804 gene encoding uncharacterized protein LOC134677804; translation: MSESSTRCADDSVSDPRDSLNSLLQNSEAGKSECSAQCEPEKRRAYCCSSVAQCVWGVLLLVMSIGGLLYTPLDLMLWEKLNMRPGKIIRPFQINRLDQK